One Nostoc sp. UHCC 0302 DNA window includes the following coding sequences:
- the carB gene encoding carbamoyl-phosphate synthase large subunit — MPRRDDLRKILLLGSGPIVIGQACEFDYSGTQACKALREEGYEVVLVNSNPATIMTDPETADRTYIEPLIPELVEKVIAKERPDALLPTMGGQTALNLAVTLAKNGVLEKYGVELIGAKLPAIEKAEDRKLFNEAMDKIGVAVCPSGTASSLEEAKAIARQIGTYPLIIRPAFTMGGTGGGIAYNQEEFEEMAQVGIDASPVSQILIDQSLLGWKEYELEVMRDLADNVVIICSIENLDPMGIHTGDSITVAPAQTLTDKEYQRLRDMAIKIIREIGVETGGSNIQFAVNPVTGDVVVIEMNPRVSRSSALSSKATGFPIAKIAAKLAVGYTLDEIKNDITKKTPASFEPTIDYVVTKIPRFAFEKFPGSEPVLTTQMKSVGEAMAIGRTFNESFQKALRSLETGRAGWGCDKAEKLPSGEQIRAQLRTPNPDRIFAVRHALLLGLTIEEIYELTAIDPWFLGKMQQLLEVEKFLKRTPLKQLTKEQLYEVKRDGYSDRQIAFATKTTEDEVRTYRKELGVIPVYKTVDTCAAEFEAFTPYYYSTYEEETEVLPTTKPKVLILGGGPNRIGQGIEFDYCCCHAAYALKGAGYETIMVNSNPETVSTDYDTSDRLYFEPLTKEDVLNIIEAENPVGVIVQFGGQTPLKLAIPLQEYLQGLGTSDWGLGTGDNSQSLIPNTQSPIPKIWGTSPDSIDAAENRERFEKILQKLNIAQPPNGTARSYEDALIVAQRIGYPVVVRPSYVLGGRAMEIVYSDTELERYMTFAVLVEPEHPILIDKFLENAIEVDVDAIADHTGRVVIGGIMEHIEQAGIHSGDSACSLPSISLSPAVLNQIRTWTVQLAQELSVVGLMNIQFAVVGAQGYSPQVYILEANPRASRTVPFVSKATGVQLAKLASLIMSGKTLEELKFTEEVIPSHIAVKEAVLPFNKFPGTDTILGPEMRSTGEVMGIDSDFGRAFAKAEMGAGERLPLSGTVFVSMSDRDKAAAASVVKEFIELGFTVMATLGTRRVLRENGLDVELVLKLHEGRPHVLDAIKNQKIQLIINTPSGEEAQTDARLIRRTALAYKIPIITTIAGAKATVAAIRSLQNTTLDVKVIQDYCKNL; from the coding sequence ATGCCCCGCCGTGATGACCTCCGGAAGATTCTGCTGTTAGGCTCTGGCCCTATTGTGATTGGACAAGCCTGTGAGTTTGACTACTCTGGCACTCAAGCCTGCAAAGCACTTCGAGAAGAAGGCTATGAAGTGGTGTTAGTCAACTCAAACCCTGCGACAATTATGACCGACCCGGAAACGGCCGATCGCACTTACATTGAGCCGTTGATACCGGAATTGGTCGAAAAAGTCATCGCCAAAGAACGCCCTGACGCACTACTGCCAACGATGGGTGGACAAACCGCGCTCAACCTCGCCGTTACCCTAGCAAAAAACGGGGTATTGGAAAAGTACGGTGTTGAGTTAATCGGCGCTAAGCTCCCAGCGATTGAGAAAGCCGAAGACAGGAAACTGTTTAACGAAGCAATGGACAAAATTGGGGTGGCTGTATGTCCCAGCGGTACTGCTTCATCTTTAGAAGAAGCAAAAGCGATCGCTCGTCAAATTGGCACTTATCCCCTAATTATTCGTCCTGCCTTCACAATGGGCGGTACTGGTGGCGGTATCGCCTACAACCAAGAAGAATTTGAAGAAATGGCACAGGTTGGTATAGATGCCAGCCCTGTTTCTCAAATTCTCATCGACCAATCTCTACTCGGCTGGAAAGAATACGAACTGGAAGTGATGCGTGACCTTGCAGATAACGTTGTGATTATCTGCTCCATCGAAAACCTTGACCCTATGGGCATCCACACTGGGGACTCTATTACCGTCGCACCCGCGCAAACCCTTACTGATAAAGAATATCAGAGGTTGCGGGATATGGCAATTAAAATCATCCGCGAGATAGGGGTAGAAACTGGGGGTTCTAATATCCAGTTTGCGGTCAATCCTGTCACCGGAGATGTGGTTGTGATTGAGATGAATCCCCGCGTTTCCCGTAGTTCAGCTTTGTCTTCTAAAGCCACGGGTTTCCCCATTGCCAAGATAGCGGCAAAATTAGCTGTGGGTTATACCTTAGATGAAATTAAAAATGACATCACAAAGAAAACTCCCGCATCCTTTGAGCCGACAATCGACTATGTGGTGACCAAAATCCCCCGCTTCGCCTTTGAAAAGTTTCCTGGTTCAGAACCAGTGCTGACAACACAAATGAAGTCAGTAGGTGAAGCAATGGCAATTGGGCGGACTTTTAATGAATCCTTCCAAAAGGCGCTGCGTTCTCTAGAAACAGGACGCGCTGGTTGGGGTTGCGACAAAGCCGAAAAACTACCCAGTGGGGAACAAATTCGCGCTCAACTGCGGACACCCAACCCCGATCGCATCTTCGCTGTGCGTCACGCCTTACTGCTAGGGCTAACTATTGAGGAAATTTATGAACTCACCGCCATTGACCCCTGGTTCCTGGGTAAAATGCAGCAATTGCTAGAAGTGGAGAAATTCCTGAAGCGGACACCATTAAAGCAGTTGACAAAAGAGCAGCTTTATGAAGTGAAGCGAGATGGATATAGCGATCGCCAGATTGCCTTTGCCACGAAAACCACTGAAGATGAAGTCCGCACCTACCGCAAAGAATTAGGAGTTATCCCAGTTTACAAAACTGTGGATACCTGTGCGGCTGAGTTTGAAGCGTTTACTCCCTATTACTATTCTACCTACGAAGAAGAAACAGAGGTCTTGCCCACAACCAAACCAAAAGTGTTGATTTTGGGTGGTGGCCCCAACCGGATTGGGCAGGGGATTGAGTTTGATTATTGTTGTTGTCACGCCGCCTATGCTTTAAAGGGAGCGGGTTACGAGACAATAATGGTCAACTCTAACCCAGAGACGGTTTCGACAGACTACGATACAAGCGATCGCCTTTACTTTGAGCCATTGACCAAAGAAGATGTCCTTAACATCATTGAAGCTGAAAATCCTGTTGGGGTAATTGTTCAGTTTGGCGGACAAACACCATTAAAATTAGCAATTCCTCTCCAGGAGTATTTGCAAGGATTAGGGACTAGTGACTGGGGACTGGGGACTGGGGATAATTCCCAATCCCTAATCCCCAATACCCAATCACCAATACCCAAGATTTGGGGTACATCACCAGATTCCATTGACGCAGCCGAAAATAGAGAGCGATTTGAAAAAATTCTTCAGAAATTGAATATTGCTCAACCGCCAAATGGTACTGCTCGGAGTTATGAAGATGCGTTGATTGTTGCTCAACGCATTGGCTACCCGGTAGTAGTGCGTCCTAGCTATGTGTTAGGGGGACGAGCGATGGAAATCGTCTATTCTGATACGGAGTTGGAACGCTACATGACATTTGCCGTGTTAGTGGAACCTGAACATCCAATTTTGATAGATAAATTTTTGGAAAATGCTATCGAAGTTGATGTGGATGCGATCGCTGACCACACTGGGCGAGTAGTAATTGGTGGTATCATGGAACACATAGAACAAGCGGGTATTCACTCAGGAGACTCAGCTTGCTCTTTACCCTCTATTTCCCTATCACCAGCAGTTCTCAATCAAATTCGCACTTGGACGGTACAGCTAGCGCAGGAACTGTCAGTCGTGGGGTTAATGAATATTCAGTTTGCCGTTGTCGGCGCTCAAGGCTATTCTCCCCAAGTTTACATTTTGGAAGCTAACCCCCGTGCATCTCGCACAGTTCCATTTGTGTCTAAGGCAACAGGTGTACAGCTAGCAAAACTAGCATCCCTAATTATGTCGGGTAAAACCTTAGAGGAACTGAAATTTACTGAGGAAGTCATCCCATCACATATTGCTGTAAAAGAAGCAGTTTTACCGTTTAATAAATTTCCTGGAACTGATACTATATTAGGCCCAGAAATGCGTTCCACTGGCGAAGTCATGGGAATTGACAGTGACTTTGGGCGTGCGTTTGCGAAAGCGGAAATGGGTGCTGGGGAGCGTTTACCACTGTCGGGAACTGTATTTGTGTCAATGAGCGATCGCGACAAAGCTGCTGCGGCTTCAGTTGTCAAAGAATTCATTGAATTGGGCTTTACCGTCATGGCTACACTTGGTACACGTCGAGTTCTTCGTGAAAATGGCTTAGATGTTGAATTAGTGCTGAAACTGCATGAAGGTCGTCCTCACGTCCTAGACGCCATCAAAAACCAGAAAATTCAACTCATTATCAATACGCCATCAGGGGAAGAAGCCCAGACTGATGCCAGATTAATCCGTCGTACAGCCTTAGCTTACAAAATTCCGATCATTACCACCATCGCCGGGGCAAAAGCCACAGTTGCCGCCATTCGCTCCCTACAAAATACAACTTTGGATGTAAAAGTCATCCAAGATTACTGCAAAAACCTTTAG
- a CDS encoding Dps family protein: MSETQTVLRNFGHVYDNPILLDQSVTAPVTEGLNVVLASFQALYLQYQKHHFVVEGSEFYQLHEFFNESYEQVQEHAHEVGERLDGLGGVPASTFSKLAELTCFEQESDDVYSSRQMVENDLAAEQAIIGVIRRQAAQAESLGDRATRYLYEKILLKTEERAFHLAHFLAKDSLTLAFVQAAQS, translated from the coding sequence ATGTCTGAAACGCAAACTGTATTACGAAATTTTGGTCATGTTTATGACAATCCTATCTTACTGGATCAAAGCGTAACTGCTCCAGTTACTGAAGGATTAAATGTTGTATTAGCTAGTTTCCAAGCACTATACTTACAGTACCAAAAACATCATTTTGTAGTTGAAGGCTCAGAATTTTACCAGCTACATGAGTTTTTTAACGAAAGCTATGAACAAGTACAAGAACACGCCCATGAAGTTGGAGAGCGCTTAGATGGGCTGGGCGGTGTGCCAGCATCTACCTTCAGCAAATTAGCAGAATTAACTTGTTTTGAGCAAGAATCTGATGACGTATATTCTAGCCGCCAGATGGTAGAAAATGACCTGGCCGCAGAGCAAGCTATTATTGGTGTGATTCGCCGCCAAGCCGCCCAGGCTGAGAGTTTAGGCGACCGTGCCACACGTTATCTATACGAAAAGATTCTGTTAAAAACTGAGGAACGGGCTTTCCACTTAGCTCACTTCCTTGCTAAAGACAGCCTAACCTTAGCATTTGTCCAAGCTGCTCAAAGCTAA
- a CDS encoding Asr1405/Asl0597 family protein, with translation MKSSSSEVERKHIVNVDWADRWQVYQRLQELQVPCCCETNQPLRVEIASPTAAFQLWSVMRGFTASRQQLIWSLEQCWQIRYKQF, from the coding sequence TTGAAATCGTCTAGTTCAGAAGTAGAAAGAAAGCACATTGTAAATGTGGATTGGGCAGACCGCTGGCAAGTCTATCAACGTTTACAGGAGTTACAGGTTCCTTGTTGTTGTGAAACTAACCAGCCATTGAGAGTTGAAATTGCTAGCCCCACGGCGGCTTTTCAACTTTGGAGTGTAATGCGGGGATTCACCGCCTCTCGTCAACAGCTGATTTGGAGTCTTGAACAGTGCTGGCAGATTCGCTACAAACAGTTTTAA